GAAAATGCCCGTTTGGAGCAACAAAAAGAGAATTTAGCAGAGCAAACCTTGAGTGCTAAAATCGTTGAAAAAGAAGTTATCAAAGAAGTTATTCCTGATGATTATGAATCAACGAAGTCACTTAATTCAGACTTACTGAAAAAGAATAAACAACTTTCCAAAACGCTTGAAGAAACTGAATGGGAACTCGATAGCAAAAAACTGGAATTAGCGACAATAAAATTGGAGTCACAACGAGCTATTGAAGTAACAGACCAAATTCGTCATCTCGAGGGCAAAAAAGAAAAACTTGAGAACCTTGTCACTTCAATAAGTGAGCTATCTTCAATTATCAGTGATGTGCAAAACTTCTTTGATACGAAAATGGCACCGCTTCGTTTTAAGCCGATTATCAACAATGTTAATGCGCATTATTCAGTTACAGAAGTGACCAAGATGGTTAACACAGTCCAGTCTTGGTGTGATGAAATGTACAAAATCATTCCATCCGGGAATAGAAAAATTATAGAAGAGGTAATAATCAATGAGTAAAGAATTATCAAAAATGAACGAAAAAGACGCTCTTGAAGTCGTCAAAGGAATGACGCTTGAAGATATGATGATTGAGGTTTTATCTTCTCAAAAGCAAGTAAAAGCTTCCCAAGAAGCCATTAAAAAAGATGTTGAAGAAGTTCGGTCTTTAGCAATTGAAATTGATAAAAAAGTCCACATCGACGATGTAGAAGCTAGTGAAATCAAAAGTATTATCAGCAAACAAGCTTATGGTTTTGCTAAAGAATATTTTGAGGCATCAGGTAAAATCGCTAGTCAAAACCTATTTGCATCTAAAAAAGGTCAGTTCATCCGTTTGCAACATTCACATTTGAAACATCACTTCAACGTTACGAAATATACGCATATTAAGCATACTGATGCAGAAAAAGCGTTCTCTTATTTAAAATCACTAACATTTGACAGTTTCTCATTGTTTGAAATTCGTGAAACACCAAAACAAAAAGAAATTATCGCTTTAGAAAAAGGCGATGTAGCTTAGAAAGGAATCACATGGAACTAACAATCGCACAAAGTCTGACTGTAATAGCAATATTATTCCCTTTGCTGATTATGCTACTTAAGTCAGACAACACTTACACAATTGAGGTAGTGGAAGAAGAAGAAGAAATTGAACGTAATCCATACTATGGAGCGTATATGCAAAATCAAAGTGTATATCACTAAGGAGAATAAAATGACAAAACTTTTAAAAGAAATTAGAGATTTACTAAAAGAAATCCTAGATGAATTAAAAGAACCTATCGATTTAAAGATAGATTCCGATGAATTTGCTAAACATCTTAGAACTAATATTCCAAAGGATAAAGTAATAACAATTGATGAATTACCTAAAAGATATCCAGAAATTGATTAGAAATATTTTCAATAAACTTTATCTTAGGAGAAACAAGTAATTCTTTTCTAGGGTTATCTGTCATACTACCTTTCCAATATTTATTTGCCGCAAATGAAGTGAGAACTGGAGAAAATGCCTGAAGCCCAAAAACATCTCCGCCTGCCAGATAATTTGAGTCAAGTTCAATGACACTTGAATCTAAAGTATCAATTTTCCAAATAAAAAAAGGAATATTCCTAGCTTGAAAAGTAGGTAGCCATATTTTTAAATCTTCAATAGATTTTGTAGCAAATATAGACTGAAAACGAGATGGCAAATCCGGGAAATTTAATCTTCGTTCATATTCATAAATTGTTTCATAGACTATCATGCCAGCATTTTGTGTATTTGAACGTTGTGGATACAAATAATTACCCCAACGAGATAACCCTTCTGGATAGATATCAGTAATAATGTGTTTCATATCATCTCGAATAATTGATAAATCAGGATCTAATAGTTCATAAATCTGATTAATTTCAACAGTATCATGAGTGATGTGATAAGCAATCATATAATCACCTTCTTTCGAGATGATTATACCAAAAAAAGCCACTGCGGGAACAGTGACTTACCAAAATTAAATTACTTAAATTATACCATGAAAGGAGACGTCGTGCTAGCAAAATTAAAAAGTGGCATTGAAGTGCCTTATGAAGAGTTGTGGTTGAACGATAATGATCTAGCTGAATTTATCGGCAAGTCAGTTGACCAAACGCAAAGAATGCTAAGAAAAATGAGGAGAGACCGCAAGTATCGAAAATATGTCGATAAGGTCGGTGGCAGGTCAACCAAGGTTAAAAAATTTGAAGAATGGAGACAAACACAAAATGAAAAAATTATTTAATTGGATATTTGCAAAACCAAAAGAAGAGCCAGAAGTTATTACATATCGAATTGTAAAGCCTGAAAATTATGAATTTAAATTTGAACAAGAAAACTCAAGACCTTATGAAGAATATCACAAATATATGGTCGGCGTAATGATGCGAGGTGCTAAATGAACAGGCTTAAGCAACTGCGTGAGGAAAAGCACTTAAACACATTCGAGTTAGTCGAAAGCATTCGACATATCGCACCAACTATGACAGCTAAAGATTGGATAGATTACGAAAACAACGGACTTCCAAACAAGCGTAACGACGAGTTTTGGCAAAAGGTTGCTGATTATTTCGGTGTTGAATTAGGTTACTTATACGGTTATACAAAAATTCCAAACGAAGATTACATTGTTGAATTGCAAGAAGTCTTGCATCATGAGTATGAGTTGAAGTTAGAAAATAAAAAACTTGAAAAGAATTTTAAAGAAGCGTTAGCTGAGAATGACGCAAAAGATAAGCGAATTGCTGAACTTGAAAATAGTCTTAATTGTGTAATTGATGAACTAAAAGGTCTGATCACTAGAAATGGAGCAAATGCAAATGAAAGATGAGTTAATTTTGGAATTAAAAAAATCTGTTAGAGCTATTGATGTATTGTTCAGAGAAAACAAAACAAAGGCGCTAACAGAATATGGACATGGTGTTTATGATATGGCTAAAAGGATTATAGTTACTTGGAAATAGAGCTTTTATGCTTACAAGAGCAATTAGAAAGGATTTAAATGTACATAGACGAAGTAGAAAACAATTTGTTTTATCAGTTTCCGCAATGGTTATTAGAAGAACCATACAACACTTTAAGTGATAAAGCAAAATTAGTATATATGCTTTTATTCGATAGACGATCATTATCAGTACAAAATAAATGGTTTGATGAAAATGGAAAAGTATATATGTATTTCACAAACGAGCAATTCATGGAAATACTTAAATGCTCAAATAAAACAATAGTAAAAGCAAAAAAAGAATTGCACGATTTAAAATTATTGAATGAAGTTAGGCAAGGTATAAATAAGCCTAATCGCTTGTATATCAATGGAAGTGTAGAAAGTACACGTCAAGAAGTGTATAAAGTACACAATGGAAGTGTAGAAAGTACACGTCAAGAAGTGTATAAAGTACACACAATCAATACTAATAATATCAATACTAATATATCTAATTATGATGATAAAGAGAATAGATTTTTTGAACAACTAGAGAATCTTTGGGGAAAACAATTCAATGGTTACGAAGTGCAAAAAATGAACTATTACTTATTAGAAGAAAAAATTTCTAATGATTTACTGAAAAAAGCTATTGAAGTGTCATTAGCTAATGGTGCTAGAAATATGAATTATATTTCAGCTGTATTAGATAACTGGATTGATAATAATATCACGACTATTGAACAAGTTGAATCAGACCAAAAACTTAGAAAGTCTAATAAAGAAAAAGGCTATTACCAAAAAGCAAAAGGTCAACGCTTCTCACAAGCTGAACTAGACGAACTTAAAAAACCCGATCCAAAATATGGTTTTTAGGGGGTGATTAGTTGGTATTACAACAAATGATGAGAGCTATTGGTGATGGAACAAGAAAAGGCATGTTAGTAAGTGGCTATCTAGTAGATACTGGAAAAATATGCGAAATACATAATACACCTATTTATTTACGAACTAGACCCAGAGGAACTGAAAGCGAGTTTTGTTGGGATTGTCAACAAAAAGCAATAGATAATAAAAAGAATGCGGTTGATATTGCTTATCAGAATCAAGCTATCTTAGCTGGAGGTTATGCAGTTTTTAAACGTGAAAGCATTTTATCAGCAGAAATCGCAAAAGCGAATTTTCAAAATTTCAAGGTTGAAAATGAAACAGATGAAAAAGCACTAAACTATGCTGAAAGGCTAGTCAGAGATTACTCAAAAGATATGGTAGGCAATGCAGTTATCAAGGGTAATGCTGGAGTTGGTAAAAGTCATCTAAGTATGTCAATAGCTAAACAATTGAATGAAACTTTTAAATCATATAACGAAAAGAAAAGTGTGCTATTCATATCAGTTTCTAGGCTAGTCCAGTTAGTCCAAGACTCATTTAATCAAAAAGATTCTAAATACACACAAGAGAGAATGACAAAGTTACTGACTGAATGTGATTATCTTGTTTTAGATGATTTAGGAAAAGAGTCAACAACTGGCAATAATGTCAAGCCAGCTAGTGACTGGACATATAGATTCTTATTCAACATCTTAGACAGTCGAGAAACAACCATTATCAATACAAATTTTTCCGTTAAGGAATTGCAGCGTATATATGATAAACCTTTCACCGATAGAATTTTAAAAGGTGCTAAAAATAATATCTTCTCATATCCCGAAAATGCAGAAAGTAAGAGGTACTAAGTGATTAATGAATTAATAAATACTTATGGAATTAACAAAGAACACGCTCAAAAGATTATGCAATTAGACGAGCATAGCAGAAAAGCTAAGCTAGCAGAATTAAGTGACTGGCTAAAAAGTCCAGTAATAAAATTTGAGGTCAAAAATGGATAGTAATAGAGAGAAAAACATCAGAGAAAGATCAAAAAAAGAAATTGAACTATTTGACATCTATCTTGATGAAACAACGTTACAACTTAGTAATAGGCTAGAACCTAATGAAATTTTAGAAGTAGCAAGTGCAGCTTTTTTAGGAGCGAGCTTAACAGATTTAAACAATACATTAGAGTTGCTTTATGATGAATTACCAAAAGAAAGGGAAAAACAACATGTCATTACTATATGAATTAAAAGGTATCTATGAACAATTAGAGTTAATGGAGCTAGATGAAGAAACATTTCAAAACACACTTGACAGCATTGATTTTCAAGAAGATTTAGAGGATAACTTAGACTATTTTGCAAAACTTTTAGCAAACATTGAAGCAAAAATTGATGCTTATAAGAAGGCTAAAAATGATTTTTATAATAAACAAAAATCAGAAGAAGTCAGAAAAGAAAAAATTAAAGAAAAAATCAATAGCATCATGAGAATGTCAAACAAAAAGAAAATTGAAACAGAACTTTTTAAAATATCAACTCGTGACACAAAAGTAGTCAACATTATTGATGAAACTAAAATACCTCTAAAATTCATGAACGAAACAATCAAATATACACCTATCAAAAAAGCTATTAAAGAAGCTATTGAGAATGGTGAAGTGATTGAAGGAGCTGAACTCGGACAGAATGAAAGCGTGGTAATCAAATGATAAATAAATCTGAAAGCATTAGTGCATTAAGCAAAGCACTAGTAAAAACACAAAAGGAAATGAAACAACCACTTAAAGATGCAAACAACCCATTTTTTAAGAGTAAATATGTACCGCTTGAAAATGTTGTAGAAAGTGTCATAGAAAGTGCATCTAAAAACGGGCTAGCATTTACTCAATATCCATCACAAGATGAAAACGGGCTTGTTACAGTAGGGACTATTATGCTGCATGACAGTGGGGAATATATGGAATTCCCGCCTATTAAAGTCAAGCCAGTTAAGAACGACCCGCAAGCTATTGGCTCAGCGATTACATATTCTAAACGATACGCATTAAGTGCAATCTTTGGAATCACAAGTGATCAAGATGATGACGGAAATGAGGCATCTAAACCAGTAAAAAAGCAACAAAGTAGTCAACAGCAAAATCAAAGAATAAGCAAAGAACTAGTAAAAGCTTATGAAGATAATATTCAAAAAGTAGTTGAAATTATTGGAAAACACGATGGAAGCATAATGAGATGGTTTTTAGAAAATCTAAAAGTAGCAAAAATTGAACAAATAACAGTAAACCAACAACAAGAAGCTGACAAATTAATAAATGATTTAATAAAAGGAGCAAATAAAAATGGACATTAAAAATAAAGGCTATATTAACTTCAATGAAAAAATCAACAAAAAAACTGACAAATTTATGACGGCATCAATGAGTTTTGCAAATGGGAAAGATGACGCTGGTAATTGGAAAAATGACTATATTCAAGCTATGGTTTTTGCAGATAAAATCAGCGAACTTGAAGCACATATTGGACAATTATCAGAAGTCGAAGGATATTTCAGACTAAACGAATACAATGATAAAAAATATCCACAATTAATCATTACCGAATTTACTGACGGAATTGAAGCACAACCATCAGTATTTGAAAATGTTAAACAAATAGAAGTGGATGAATTAGACCTGCCATTTTAAGAGGTGATGGCATGGCTGATAGATATAGACAAAGATTATATGCCATATATGATGATGAAGTTTTTATCGATGTAGGTACTAAAAAAGAATTATCTGAAAGGCTTGGAATTAAAGAAAAGACAATAACTTTTCTAAGCAGCCCAACATACAAAAAAAGAAATCATAAAAGAGAAGCAGTTTTCATAGGATATGAGGATGAAATTTGAGTAAATTGAATATACCAATAGAGCCTAAGCCACAGATGAGACCACGATTTAGTAAGTTTGGAACATATGAAAACCCAGATATGGCAAAGTGGCGAAAAAGAGTCACACAATACATTATAGAAAACTATGATGGGGACTATTTTGATGGTGCAACTAGTGTAGAAGTTACTTTCTACATGAAAGCACCTAAAACGGTCTCTAAAGAGCCTACACAACGTTCCAGAAGTAAGGCTAGACAAATATATCAGAATTTCATAAGCGAGCGTATATGGCACGATAAAAAAATTGACATAGATAATCTAATTAAAGCAGTTTTTGACTCAATTAGTAAGTCAGAAATTGTATGGAAAGATGACAATTTAGTATGCGAATTACACGCAAAAAAACTGTATAGTCCAAACCCAAGAATAGAAATGGAGATAACACAAATTGACATTAATTGATGAATTTTGTAGTGAATTTGATGGTCATTATGTTAAACGATTAAGGGAACATTTTGACGATGAAAAAGATGTGCAGCGTTTAAAGCTATCTATAAATAATTGTCGATATAACAGATATATCGCAACACCGAAAGTTTTATGGCAATTGAGACCACTTATAAATGCAGATAAGTTTGATGAGTACATGCAATATTCAATTAACAACGCTAAATATGACCTAGATCAAAATAGTCATGTTATTGAAGAATGGGAAGCATTAAAACAGGGCATAGATAGAAAAATTTATCGTAAAGAATTAAGAAAAAAATATCTTGCTAGAGCAATAGAAATGGGATTGTAAATGTTTTTAGATGTTATTGAGTGGATAGAAGAGGTGGTTGAATGACTGAAGAACTAATAAAACCGCTGCTAGATACGATAAAGAGACAAGATGACAGGCTGTATAAACAGGCTGACGTAATCGTCATCTTAATGACAGCGGTTCTTATGTTACTGATGATAAGTATAGCCTTACAAAACCACTATGAACCGCAAATTACAGGATTGCGGACACAGCTAAGTAGGACACAAAAGCAGCTTAAACGCGCTAGCGAGGATAGAGATAGACAGACAAAAAGAATTGCAGAATTAACAGGTAATGGGGGATAAAAAATGAATTGGAAACATACTTATTTAAAACCAAACAAAAATGGATTTTTTCAATGGTGCGGAGATTTACCTGATTATGATGTCCCACTATTAGTTTATGCAGATGGATACTTTCATATTGATACTTTTATTTATGGAGATGGCGAGGCAGAGCTAGAAGAAAGTTTTGCAAATGATTTTTACTGGTGCGAGCTAGAAGTACCAGATACTGGAAATGGGGGATAGGTTATGACTAGAGAAGAAGTTATAGAAAAGTACAAATCAGGTTTTGTAGTATACCACAATAAACATCACATGTGTGATGAGGAGTGGCTTTTAGACGAAGGAACTTCTACTGAGGACACCCTAGTGTTTTTAGGATATGACGCAAACCTTTTCCCTTTCCCCGATTGGAAAGAATTTGATGAAGCTAATGAATGGCATAGAAAACGGAAAGAAGCGTGTAACAAAAGAACAGTTGGTTTCAGAGGTGTAGTTTATATGGATAAAGTAAGTGTTACAGAAATCAACGAAAGAGGTAGCAAATGAATATTGAAGAAGCGAAACAAGCGATTAAAAGAGATTTAGCAGATGTTGTCATTAAACAGTCAGGAATTTTTAATATTCTCGACCAAATCGAACTAGACCAACCAAAAACAGTCTTAAAAAAAGAACATGCAGAATGGTTGGAGGAATTGAAGAATGAATTTCCTTACAATTTACCTAACCAACTTTACCACATAACGAGACAAGGTTGGGGTTATGGATTAGTATTTGAATCTAATACAGGACAAAAAATAAAAATCAGTAACCTTGATGATGGAAAACTAAAGAAAGATTTAGTTAACGCTCTTATTTACGGATACACAGTCCAAAAAGAGAAGTTGTATGTTGTTGAGATTCCAAATCCGAACGTAAAAGGTGACAATAAAATATTTTTGTGCAAGGATGATAACGCTGGGAAAATATTAATTTGCAAAGGAAAATTCAATCCATATAAAAATAAATGTTTATGGCTCACAGAAACAGAAATCCGCAAAGATTTCGACTGGGCTTGGCAGTTTAGAGAAGAGGTAGAATAGAATGACAGTTGAATTTAAAATAGTTATAGATAAGCTTACGTTTATAAGTAGTTACAATAGCTCAAGGGAAGAACTAG
This Streptococcus urinalis 2285-97 DNA region includes the following protein-coding sequences:
- a CDS encoding DUF3102 domain-containing protein, which produces MNEVTLSNNLQQIELEINHHKNIAGQSIWEIGRRLKHVKENDLAHGQFMEWLGKLGINQPEANRMMKVANELPNSSTLSNLGSTALYLIATLPDEAKQEQIERIESGDNPTVRELQEIKRENNRLKAENARLEQQKENLAEQTLSAKIVEKEVIKEVIPDDYESTKSLNSDLLKKNKQLSKTLEETEWELDSKKLELATIKLESQRAIEVTDQIRHLEGKKEKLENLVTSISELSSIISDVQNFFDTKMAPLRFKPIINNVNAHYSVTEVTKMVNTVQSWCDEMYKIIPSGNRKIIEEVIINE
- a CDS encoding ORF6C domain-containing protein, producing MSKELSKMNEKDALEVVKGMTLEDMMIEVLSSQKQVKASQEAIKKDVEEVRSLAIEIDKKVHIDDVEASEIKSIISKQAYGFAKEYFEASGKIASQNLFASKKGQFIRLQHSHLKHHFNVTKYTHIKHTDAEKAFSYLKSLTFDSFSLFEIRETPKQKEIIALEKGDVA
- a CDS encoding DUF2441 domain-containing protein, translated to MIAYHITHDTVEINQIYELLDPDLSIIRDDMKHIITDIYPEGLSRWGNYLYPQRSNTQNAGMIVYETIYEYERRLNFPDLPSRFQSIFATKSIEDLKIWLPTFQARNIPFFIWKIDTLDSSVIELDSNYLAGGDVFGLQAFSPVLTSFAANKYWKGSMTDNPRKELLVSPKIKFIENISNQFLDIF
- a CDS encoding DnaD domain protein, which codes for MYIDEVENNLFYQFPQWLLEEPYNTLSDKAKLVYMLLFDRRSLSVQNKWFDENGKVYMYFTNEQFMEILKCSNKTIVKAKKELHDLKLLNEVRQGINKPNRLYINGSVESTRQEVYKVHNGSVESTRQEVYKVHTINTNNINTNISNYDDKENRFFEQLENLWGKQFNGYEVQKMNYYLLEEKISNDLLKKAIEVSLANGARNMNYISAVLDNWIDNNITTIEQVESDQKLRKSNKEKGYYQKAKGQRFSQAELDELKKPDPKYGF
- a CDS encoding ATP-binding protein, with the translated sequence MVLQQMMRAIGDGTRKGMLVSGYLVDTGKICEIHNTPIYLRTRPRGTESEFCWDCQQKAIDNKKNAVDIAYQNQAILAGGYAVFKRESILSAEIAKANFQNFKVENETDEKALNYAERLVRDYSKDMVGNAVIKGNAGVGKSHLSMSIAKQLNETFKSYNEKKSVLFISVSRLVQLVQDSFNQKDSKYTQERMTKLLTECDYLVLDDLGKESTTGNNVKPASDWTYRFLFNILDSRETTIINTNFSVKELQRIYDKPFTDRILKGAKNNIFSYPENAESKRY
- a CDS encoding siphovirus Gp157 family protein, translated to MSLLYELKGIYEQLELMELDEETFQNTLDSIDFQEDLEDNLDYFAKLLANIEAKIDAYKKAKNDFYNKQKSEEVRKEKIKEKINSIMRMSNKKKIETELFKISTRDTKVVNIIDETKIPLKFMNETIKYTPIKKAIKEAIENGEVIEGAELGQNESVVIK
- a CDS encoding ERF family protein — protein: MINKSESISALSKALVKTQKEMKQPLKDANNPFFKSKYVPLENVVESVIESASKNGLAFTQYPSQDENGLVTVGTIMLHDSGEYMEFPPIKVKPVKNDPQAIGSAITYSKRYALSAIFGITSDQDDDGNEASKPVKKQQSSQQQNQRISKELVKAYEDNIQKVVEIIGKHDGSIMRWFLENLKVAKIEQITVNQQQEADKLINDLIKGANKNGH
- a CDS encoding RusA family crossover junction endodeoxyribonuclease; amino-acid sequence: MSKLNIPIEPKPQMRPRFSKFGTYENPDMAKWRKRVTQYIIENYDGDYFDGATSVEVTFYMKAPKTVSKEPTQRSRSKARQIYQNFISERIWHDKKIDIDNLIKAVFDSISKSEIVWKDDNLVCELHAKKLYSPNPRIEMEITQIDIN
- a CDS encoding DUF1642 domain-containing protein produces the protein MNIEEAKQAIKRDLADVVIKQSGIFNILDQIELDQPKTVLKKEHAEWLEELKNEFPYNLPNQLYHITRQGWGYGLVFESNTGQKIKISNLDDGKLKKDLVNALIYGYTVQKEKLYVVEIPNPNVKGDNKIFLCKDDNAGKILICKGKFNPYKNKCLWLTETEIRKDFDWAWQFREEVE